A region of the Sarcophilus harrisii chromosome 3, mSarHar1.11, whole genome shotgun sequence genome:
aaagaaggagagactAAACTTCAGAGCTTGCAACcttctttcaaatgaaaaatcaGTCTTCTCTCTTTCGTATTGCCTCTGAAGTGGAGACAGTATTAGATAAGGTCACAGGTAGTAGTCTTAGAAGCTAGTTAGCTTCTACCTCCACATTTAGCTCCCTAATATTGATTTTCCTGGCTCAGTTACTGTTACATCCATCTCTTTCTAACAAATAACATAATCAGACTGCCAAATCCAACATCTTCTCATGCTGCTATAAACAACCCTGCATTTACCATATTCTCACTCATATTAGCCAACGTTTGGATTAGAGCTCTTGATAATCATAGTGCCTCTGAATGTGGCAAGACAAACATTGtctacatatattaaaaaaactgCACAAATTCTACCCACTACTCCCTTTCTGTTAGGGCCCCtccaaaaagaattaataaattttgTCACATATTATTGCAGGATCATAAGAAAAGCTCTTAAAACATTTTGCTATATTCTTCtctatttaaagttataattgTAAAGGGTGCCTTTTCCCCccacttattatttttatatgcctagctgtgtgaatttagacaaataatttccctttttgggctttgatttcttcagttgtaaagtAAAACTGATTAGCTCTCTTTAGCTATCTCTTTATGCCTcatattctctatataatttaccTTGTGAAACTGGATAATTGAAGTAAACATCTCTCCTCTAAGGAGAAATCTTTCTGCTAATTTTAGCAATATTCTCCCTTCTATGGGGCATCCAGGCAAACAGCCTTTACATGCTGACTTTTTGTATTAGCAAAAACAGGAAAAGTCAAGTCATGGTTAACTTGCAAAAGTTTACTACTCCTTAATTCTAGGTTAAGTTCTTCCTTTAAGTTTTCCCTAAAATAGCTGTAAATTAGACTTACTTTTACTACCTATATTTGATGGCAGAATAATATCTGATGTTTGTCTAGTTTTTGCCTAACTTTTGTCTAGCTTTCTATTATCTTACTTTAAAAgcttaaaagtttttaatttaaataatttatttctataagATCTAGATTTTCCTATGagctattcttttttccttccagaaatCCAATCTTtataacaaaagttttttttttttttgtttttttttttaagctctgtTGTCTTCAAGCTAAAAACCTAGTATGTTGCACTAGGATGCTTGCTGCACAAATTGGAAGAGAAGCATTTTCTCCAGTTCTCACTAACTCTCAGAAGTTCCAAATGAAAAGTATCATATGCCAAAAGAAGAGTAATTATAGCTATCAGTGCAAGCCTACACAAGAAGCCTAACAAGGGAATAGTCTTGTAAATTAACAGTGTATCCTCAAGATCGTTCATTACTTAATTAGATttgcaaatctgacctcagacactgaactagctatgtgatcttaaacGAGTGAGAGTGACTTAattatgtttgcctcaattcctcatctgtcaaatgaggtggagaaggaaatagtgaaccattccaatatttttaccaagataccaaaagaagtcacaaaatgtcatacatgattgaaatgactgaacaacaacaacctctttgattggggggggggtgtctttGGATTAATGAAAACTCTGCTGATTTAttctatagtgtttttttttttttagtcttaaatgttgtataatatatttatttcactaATCAACTTTGTTTTTTAACCAGTCCCAAATCTTATTGATTCATTCTTTGTGGTATAGTTATCCGTTTTTCTACATCCTTTTCTTCaacatctttttattatttattttccttcttttacttctCCAGATGAATTCTGCCATTGAAGTAACCTGTTGGTAGTTTGATGACACCAAATAAATTAAGAGATACAATTctcccatgaacaattaatacttttccaattctttgcaccCTTGTATATTTCTGTCAGGAGTGCTTTGTACTTCCTGTTTGTAGAGAAGGAATAAGGTAAACtcacaattatttttataatttttataattttttaaatgaagttttccttttgtctctctgtcctaagatttttaataatttagagTAAGGTTGATCATTTATGGGATTCATTTTACACCCTAGCATATTActggaattattattataactaattCTTAGATGACTTTTGTTCATTCTTTAAATTTACCACTACATTATCtgcaaaataataattgtatttcttctgtcttttgcTAAATAtcaattttctgtttccttccttattgctAAGGCTAGTATTTCCAAcactacattaaaaaataatgatacataatggacatccttgctttacccctgatcttattgtaAAAGTctcatttatttccatattatatataattgtacTTCTTGGTGTTAAATAGTGGTTACTTACCATATTAAGtaaaagtatatttattaatatgttttcTAGTGGTTTAAATAACCATTgtgttttgttaaaatattttattcattgattaatataatcttattatcttttatatttatagtttttctaATGTTAAACCAACCTTTATTTCTGGTATGTCCCAATTGGTAATAGtatgtaattttttaatatatcactGAAGTCTTCCTTTGTTGCTaacattttgcttaatttttagttttaatgtTAACTAAAGCTATTCATCTattcaatttgctttttttttctgttttgactcttccaaATCAGGAAGTCAAATCAGACTCATAGGAGCAATTTAATAagatctattctttctctatttaaaaacacatttagtATGATATtagaatttattgttcttttaatgtttcaTAGAATCCAGTTGTAAATCCACATAGTCCTGGAGCttttttcaacaaaaatattCACTTATagctcatttactttctttttctgatattggcttatttaaattctctatttgtCATTGATaggagcattttatattttaaaaatatttatcatttcatttcaattttcagttttaagaaatatagaattaaaaaatctccctcatttctttttgttttggattattctaattttttaatttgataattcagttttcctctttttaaaaaataagtattggTTTATTGATTTTACTGCTCTTTATTCaatgaggttttttgtttttattttgataatgtcttattttatttttttttagatttataatagaggttaaataagtggcttaaaaatttttctttaggaACTATGATGGAGTACATAGTAGAAGAGGTTGCCTCACCATATCTGGAATATACTTTAATCAAAAAATTGACTGTTATGTGATATTTTAATTCCacccttcatttattcattcctttattcaaaaattaaaatgagtcatcctaaaggaatttataatttgTCAGGGCTTGAAGGTGAATGGATAAAATATATACCTAAAGAAGTAAgtatggtatatgtatgtgtgtatgtgtttgtgtgtagtgTAATATAAAATCCATGTATCCAAGTAGTGTTCAAGGGTAGAGGGTCTAACTTCTTTAAAACCTTAATGATCCTGGCTTTAGCATTATACTAATGAGCAGAATATTGTACTAGTGAGCAGAATTTTTCCTCTGAATAGCAATAGTATATCTCAGTCTAATTGTCTTGATTCCATGTTGACAGGAGCTTAtagactttttattttcctgtatATTCTTTGTAGAGCTCAGTTCAGGGTTGTAACCCTCTTATCTCAtactttgctttattttctgAATTATGTAGAGAAGTCCTAGAGAGGTTAGGCATAAAACGTTGTTCAATACAGAAATTCTCAGAGTGAAGGTTAGAAGAAAATAGGGGAAGTCCCTTGTGTGATTTATAGGCTGAGTAGAAGATTGGATctcttaggagaaaaaaaagttctgtgaTACTGTGTGTAAACATGGACATTGTAATTTCTGCTCCCTGGAGTCTGATCCCAGAGAGAGAATCTGATGGATCTTTTCTGTGTTTCTAATATATTCCATTAGAATATCATACCTAGAATAAATCCTTCATTTTCCTATCATCTGTTGATTATGCAAATATCTCTAGGCATTATTTCCTCCCCTAAAGTTGAAGCATTCCCCAGGTGAAGTCACAGTTATAACCTGTGATCTTTTTAGCTTAAAACATCTCTCAATTTAGTCCAGATTCTGGGTTTTAAGTTTTGATTCCCTCATTAGAAACAGGAGCAGAAGACACGGAATTTCTAATTATCCTTATTAGAATAATTTCTCCTTCAGGACGTGGGAGCTCAAAACCAGTAAGACTAACCCTGAAGTGTCTAGGAAGAGAAGGGTGAGTGTGtgacaattcatttttatttctattcattttagtTCTATTTTGTCTTCCCTGCTTTGCCAACCAGGAGATTTGAGGATTCTACAAAATATTGTGTTCCTAATTTTCATCACTGACTCATATATTAGCCTTTTGTTATAGTCTAAGTGAGGGTGGGGAAGAGAACTTGTAAAGATAATGGACATCATGGGACCATCAGTCACTTAACTCCTTAAAATTCCATATTCAGTGAACTCTGGACCCTTTGGGCTTTGAGTTAGAAAGAccggaattcaaatctagcttcagacactgacAAGCTACATAATCTTGAGCAATGTCACTtagtctctctttgtctcagttttttttttttcatctagaagTCTGAGATAATAGTAACACCTgcttcccagggttattatgagattCAAATGATTTATTTGTAAAGGATTCAGTGCAGcacctgacatataataggtgctatgtaaatatatgccattattatttttattactgagAATATTATtggtaatattttaataataaatataattaattttaataataataatttgtccATAGGCATTTGCATAACTCTTAGATTTATCtctgaaatgaggataatagctaATGTATTTACTTGAAGTGAACTAGAATAGGAAGTATTGTGGAGGATGGTAGAACTTATGggcatttttctgatttttttttttttttttttttgctttggggtCTGAGAAACTTCAACTGTTAATCTGTAGGGGAAATCAGGAATAGTTTTCTGCATTTGTTGAGCTCATGGAGATTGTTAGTCAATGAAAATCTCTGGATATCTTGGTGATGATAAGAACAGAATCTGCATGACATGGCAGTAATGCTTTCTAGAATTGCATCATTTGGGGAAGAAGGTTTATTGaacttattttgtttctagtatgagttttttcccctctcctcataGATCCCTCAAGAGGAAAATGGCTTTGGAAAATGCCTCTTCAATCACTGAATTCATCCTTGCAGGCTTGACAGATCAACCACAACTCCAGCTACCCCTATTTTTCCTGTTTATGGGGTCTTATGTGATCACTATAATGGGAAACTTGGGATTGATCATTTTAATCAGGATGAATTCTCAGCTTCACACTCCTATGTACTATTTCCTCTTTAACTTATCTTTCATAGATCTCTGTTACTCCTCTGTTTTTACTCCCAAAATGTTGATGAATTTTGTCCTAAAGAAAAACATCATCTCTTATTCAGGATGTATGACTCAGctctatttcttctgtttttttgttaTCTCTGAAATCTATGTGTTGACAATAATGGCTTATGATCGTTATGTTGCCATCTGTAATCCATTGCTGTATAATGTCACTATGTCCAATCAGGTCTGTTCCTGGCTAGTAGGTGGGGCATATGCTATGGGGTTTGCTGGTGCCATGGCTCACACTGGATGCATGCTGAGACTGTCCTTCTGTGATGGCAACATCATAAACCATTACATGTGTGATGTGCTCCCCCTTCTCCAGCTCTCTTGCACCAGCACCTATGTCAATGAGCTGGTAGTTTTCATTGTTGTGGGCACTAACGTTATAGTACCTAGTGTC
Encoded here:
- the LOC100917932 gene encoding LOW QUALITY PROTEIN: olfactory receptor 8B8-like (The sequence of the model RefSeq protein was modified relative to this genomic sequence to represent the inferred CDS: inserted 1 base in 1 codon), with protein sequence MALENASSITEFILAGLTDQPQLQLPLFFLFMGSYVITIMGNLGLIILIRMNSQLHTPMYYFLFNLSFIDLCYSSVFTPKMLMNFVLKKNIISYSGCMTQLYFFCFFVISEIYVLTIMAYDRYVAICNPLLYNVTMSNQVCSWLVGGAYAMGFAGAMAHTGCMLRLSFCDGNIINHYMCDVLPLLQLSCTSTYVNELVVFIVVGTNVIVPSVTIFTSYALILSSILSMTSTEGKSKAFSTCSSHIIAVALFFGSASFMYLKPFSSGVVDQGKISSIFYTNVGPVLNPLIYSLRNKDVQAAMKKXFEKKNVFENRSSIFIINSKYLRK